A single genomic interval of Thermoplasmata archaeon harbors:
- a CDS encoding NAD(P)/FAD-dependent oxidoreductase: MRDVIVVGGGPSGSHAAYHCALLGLRTLLIEKEHYPRDKPCGGAVDAEMRERVSPDFLRVVEASTDRARLFYNFDELLRLGYENFYVDRKTFDEMLARRAQARGVDVLEGVRARRIIVDKSGAEVVCDQGSHRARIVIGADGVNSVVRASTGMEALRTRPDRFLAAVLELEVGEDKKNEILGDTDEHRHYNAYLFSGFIGLGWVFPKRGRVNIGLGGLAQEAARIRSLLKDFLRGLDIDPSLSRLVKWHMIPFRPLRRVYSDRVLLVGDAAGFVNPLSGAGIDRGMISGEFAARVCARACEKGDFSQSALSEYQILCAPMLRKLRAKARVVDLAHYFFRKNLYSDVSIKFFVKRFAPIATERIGLTVNA, from the coding sequence ATGCGTGATGTAATCGTCGTCGGTGGTGGCCCATCCGGGAGCCACGCAGCCTATCACTGTGCGCTCCTCGGGCTTAGGACTCTACTCATAGAAAAAGAGCACTACCCCCGAGACAAGCCCTGCGGGGGCGCGGTGGACGCGGAGATGCGGGAGAGGGTGAGCCCTGATTTTCTCCGAGTTGTAGAGGCGTCAACGGACAGGGCCCGCCTCTTCTACAACTTCGACGAGCTCCTTAGGCTGGGCTATGAAAATTTTTATGTGGACAGAAAAACCTTCGATGAGATGCTGGCCCGGAGGGCGCAGGCAAGGGGAGTGGATGTACTAGAAGGGGTGAGGGCAAGAAGAATCATTGTTGATAAATCAGGAGCGGAGGTAGTCTGCGATCAGGGTAGCCACAGGGCGAGAATTGTCATCGGTGCTGACGGCGTGAACAGCGTCGTCAGGGCGAGCACGGGCATGGAAGCCCTCCGGACCCGGCCAGATAGGTTTCTGGCGGCTGTTCTCGAGCTAGAGGTGGGAGAGGATAAAAAAAATGAGATACTTGGGGACACGGACGAACACAGGCACTATAACGCCTACCTCTTCAGCGGCTTCATCGGGCTGGGCTGGGTTTTTCCTAAAAGGGGCAGGGTGAACATCGGGCTGGGAGGGCTGGCGCAGGAAGCTGCCCGAATTCGCTCTCTTCTCAAAGATTTCCTCAGAGGACTAGACATCGACCCCTCTCTCTCCCGTTTGGTCAAATGGCATATGATACCCTTCAGGCCCCTCAGGCGCGTCTACTCAGATAGGGTCCTGCTTGTAGGGGACGCAGCAGGTTTCGTCAATCCCCTCAGTGGGGCCGGAATCGACAGGGGGATGATATCGGGAGAGTTCGCCGCGCGGGTCTGCGCCAGGGCCTGTGAGAAAGGGGATTTCTCGCAAAGTGCCCTAAGTGAATATCAGATTCTCTGTGCGCCGATGCTCCGGAAGCTCAGGGCAAAGGCTAGGGTGGTTGATCTAGCGCACTATTTTTTCAGAAAGAACCTCTATTCAGACGTTTCTATAAAATTTTTTGTGAAGCGATTCGCCCCCATCGCCACGGAGCGGATCGGATTGACAGTCAATGCTTGA
- a CDS encoding heavy-metal-associated domain-containing protein, protein MSLLKKRGEAEVRLRVEGMSCGHCAARVTTALEKLKGVREVKVNLLEKEAVVKIRPGAVTRPELIQAVERVGYKAA, encoded by the coding sequence ATGAGCCTTTTGAAGAAGAGGGGTGAGGCGGAGGTAAGGCTGAGGGTGGAGGGGATGAGCTGCGGACACTGCGCAGCAAGGGTGACTACGGCTTTAGAGAAACTCAAGGGTGTCAGAGAGGTGAAGGTGAACCTCCTCGAAAAAGAAGCTGTGGTTAAGATAAGACCCGGCGCGGTGACCCGTCCGGAGCTAATTCAAGCGGTGGAGAGGGTGGGATACAAAGCTGCGTGA